The DNA segment gaagcaaacgaGAAACTGGAATTTGCTTTAGCAGGTGGGCTCCACGCGGCTCCCGGCAGGCTCTGagttccaggctccaagtcaTGCCAACTCCCGCCTTCTCTATTTTCCACGCAACACTTTAGTTTCCCCTCGCTGAGCAGGGATCAGGGGAGAGCCTGAGCTTTGGTCAACCCGgacctgggggtggggtaggggtgggggtgggaggtgccaGGGTGAAGCGGGGGTGGGATGGAGAGGATGTTGGAGACTTCTCCACCAGAGGGCGCCGGAGCTCAGCCGGCGCGCTCTTTCTCCTCCCGCAGCCAGCCAAGGCTCACCAGTTCCGCGATTACCCGCCCGGCTCTCCTGAAAAGAAGTGGGGTCCCAGGAATGCCTGAGGACTGGCTTGCCCACTGGAATGTTAGTTCCTTAAGGGCAGGGACCAAGCCACTGCGTTTCCCGGCTCTACGCCCAGTGTCCAGCAGTGGGCTCGGcttggagtgaatgaatgaataaatgttaagttcACGGTGCATCTAATCGGGCGTGAAAGTAGTTTCGGAAAGACACTCATCCTCACCACCGGAGTCCAGGAGTTCTTGCAACTTCCTGCTGACTGCGGCCCTTGGCCGGAGCTGCTGAGCCCAGGCCCCGCCGGCCCCTGCCCATGCCCCCGTGGCCCTGACTACCTGACTGCCGAGGGAGACAGACCTGTCCCCGCCACAGCTCCTGGGATGCGTGCGAGGATAGAATCCACTCCAAGGTCTAGCCATGCCAGTAAGCGGGAGGTGGCTGGAGCGTCCTGTGGTCACTAATGAAGTCCCAAATTGTGCTCCTCTCACCCCTGCGCCGCCTGCCTGCACCCCTCCCTGCTAGGCTAGGGCGGTTTCAAGGTTGGGGCGCGGCCTGCCAGGAGTTCAGACACCACCCAGGGACGACTCTGTGGGTGTCGTTTTCTGGACCAGAAAGGCCCACGCCAGGAGTACTGCCCTGGGGtagaagggaaagggggaaaggggagtTCTCACAACACTTTGGGTCAACACTTTGGGTCGCGCAGGGCATtctttgggagagggagaaaatgcagAAGCTTAAACAATTATTCTAGCTTCCATTTATTGagtactatgtgccagactcaAGGGTGAGCACTTCACACCTGAGTGAGGAGTGCCAATCATTTCCCCCAGTTACACTGTGATCAGCCCATTTCACAGTTGAGAGAACAGAGGACAGAGAGCTAAGTCAGTTCACGTTTGCTTAGAATTCACGTTGAATTCACGCAGCCGGCAGGGCAGACTATTTTGCTGCCGCGGCGCATCATTCTATTTTAGAGTCGCAATTtgacaagtgaggaaactgaggcttggctACCAATGATGGCGTTGGCTTGAGATGGCAGTCGCACGGACTGCCCAGACTGGTCTCCTTCCCTTAGGCCTAGTTTGCGGGGGGCCCAGCGCAACGCGAGCCTGGCCCGGTGGTCACCTCGAGCTTCTAGACTCCGAAAACGGGGCGCTCTTGGCTACCTCCGGCCTCGGCACACATCGACTCGTTTGGTTCTCTTTGGTCCCCCTTCAGTTCCCGCCTCTGGGACTCCATCTCTCCACCTGCTCAGTGGGCACAATAACCAACGTTTAGCCGAGCCTCCCTGCGCGGCTGCGTTCCTCGCTGCAGGTCGAGCCCTACGGAGCAGGGCCCAGCGGAGAGGAGAAGGTCAGAGGCCCAGGCACACCGCAGCCCCTGGAGCATCCCGGGCGCGGAGAGGGCGGGAGGGGACGGGACTGGCGGCGGTGTGGGAGGGGGACGAGCGCCGGAGCCCCCCGCGGCCTCCCGGCGGCAGCTCCAGGCCCGCCCCTCAccgcgcgccccgccccgccccgccccgctctCGCCTCTAAAGTGCCCGGCGCGCGCCTCCCGCCGCCGCACTTTCACTCTCCGCCGCCGCGTTCGCTCCGAGTCCCGCCTGCGTCCGCCCGCCGTCCGCCGGTGCCATGGATGCCAAGGTCGTCGCCGTGCTGGCCCTCGTGCTGGCTGCGCTCTGCCTCAGCGACGGTGAGTGCGCTCGGCTCCTCTGCCcacgcccgccccgccccgcgctaACCCAGCTCGCGCCGCCTGGCACCGGGGAGGTCGAGGCAGGCCCCCTTCGCGGGGCGCGCCGCCCGAAGCCCCGAGCGTAGCAGCCACCACCCGCCCTGAAGCTTCGCGCTCCGCATCTGGGCTCGGGGTCCCGAACGGTGGGCGGCCGCCAGACCCGAGCGGCTGCCCGGGGTCGGACCGGACAGGATAACTGGCTGGGAGCGCGCCGGGGGGTTGGGGAGTGGAGTGGGGTCGGGAGCCttcggcgtcgggctctgtccccCCTcatcccacccctcacccccacccagccaGTGTCGTCCAGCGCGCGACTCGGTGTCTCCAAGCAGAGGGACTCCGAGGCCCCGCTGCGCCGGGTGCTGGAGAGGCGTGTGCGAGAGAGCGCGTCGCGAAGCGGGTCTCGCATCGCGACGCGCTCGTGGTGGCGGTGCGGTCGGGTGCTGCTGCGCGGCGTCCCCTTTAGGCAAGGCTGggcctctctctgcacccaccctAGCTCGGTTTCGCGGGCGAGCCAAACAGAGCAGCTGTCGGGTTTGCGCCACCCGCGCGGTCGCGCTTCTGCACAGCTCCGCGGTCCGCAACGACGCGGCTAACCCGGGCGCGCGTCCAGCCGCTGCTTCCTTGGCCTCTTCCCGGGGTCACCGAAGAGAGGCCCAGGGGCCGCCGGGGTCGCtcgtgcccctcccctgtcccccaaACACACCTGCAGACAGGCGCCTTTGTCACCGGCCAAGCCATCGCTCTTCCCTCAGAATGAGCGCTGCAACAAAGTTCAATCGCCAAGGCCTTAGGCCACTGGGAAAGGTGGTGTCCTGTTTcactgggagagggagagagcttttttttcttttcttctgaagcTTAAGAGAAACCTCGCTGTCCTGTCACAGGACACCACtgctgcaaaacaaaataaactgttggCTTGAAACACACGAAACAAGCCGTGTTAGTCAGGCCACGCTGTCCTTTCTTGGCTGCGAAGTTGCCAACAAAGCCTGCACAGGCTTGAAGGACACTTGGTGTGTTCCGTGGGGCAGCTGCGGGGCCTGAGCGCCTGCAGCCCTAGGCTGGGCTCCAGCCGCTGACCCTTTGCATCGTCCCAGGCAGTGGCCTGGGAGCCTGTGTGGGTAAGGTGGGCATGACTGCAGCCTCCAGGCAAGAGGACCAGGGCTAACAGGAGTTCATAGCTGACTGCCTGGAAAGTGTTCTTTAAACGTGTGGCAAGTTGCTGGACAGAGCTGCAGAGGGACTGGATGGAAGGCAATTTAGATTTTACCTCCTAAGCCGAAAGAAAAAGTATGTGAGGCTGAGTCTCCTTGCGAAGCCCTGGGTCGTGGGAGATACTCTGGCTTGAGCATTAACAATTTGAGTGTCTGGTGAGAGTGGAGGTGTCATTCTGTGCCTCTCAGGGAAATGGTGCTTCCCCAAGCTGTCGCACTCCCCCGGGGAGCTGCAGAAAGGACAGGAATGCAGGGACCCAGGTGTAGCTGGCCTGGAAGGAGCACAGAGGGAGCAGGGGCCCCCACTGACAGACTCATCTTGGCCCTGGGAAGGGTTGGTTGTTTGTCCCTCTGAGTTGCCCTCTTAGCAGCCAAGTGGCCAGATCAGGGTCTCGGGCTCTAGGTCTGTCTGGTTCTCCTTGCATGTATAGGCTTGAATGTACCTCTTGACCTCCTGGAGCCTGTGGACCTATACCGACTTCAGAACTGCACTTGGAGATACCCTTGTTCAGGGTCAGGCTcactctcctgccctccctccacctgaCTTCAGCCAAGCAGCTGGGCCCCTAGATGCCCTGGACTTCCAGGGGTTATATGCATCCAGGCCAGGCTCCATTCTGAGGCCCGGTTGGAGAGGCTGGCCAGGGCTCCTGTCTCTGCATTGGAGTGGAAGATTCTCTTGGAACTGCTCCTGAACAGAGCCAAGTTCACCGGGTCCCAAGCCGGTAACATCTAGGCCAATCAGGTGTCAGGCCTATACGCAGAGTCACATCCAAACCAGTTGGAAAAGTTAGTAATGTTGACAAAAAGCTGGAGGAGAGGACCCCAGGTGAGTTCTCTAGTAAGAGCCCTGGGCGCTCTGTCCCTTTAAAAAACCTATTGAAATTCCCCACTTGATAGGCAGGCAACTGGGTCCTGGGAGCAGGAATAAGAATTGCCTTTGAAGGAAATGGATAATCCCAGGGGggaaaaggggggaaaggagagaagagaaagcctGTGTTTTGAGCTCTGATTCAGCTCTGATTTCTGGCCTGATCTCCACTACTTGGTTAGTGGAGCCAGAAAAGCTTCCCAGACATGGGAGAGCAGCAGCCCCCACCAGCAGCCCCCCACCGGCTGAAGCACTCACACTGTGTCCCTTTCAGCCTGCTGCACTGGGGTTGGGACCCTTCCTGTGTCACCACCCAGCCCCAGTTCCCCAGTCCCTAGCCAGCTCAGGAGGACACATGAACATTCCAGGGAGACTGGAGACAGGACACTCAGAGGGGGAGACTTCGGCTTCTCCTTTACCCAGACCACCTAGCCCCCAGCCCCGGGATGGCTTTCCCAGGCGATCTGGTTACAGGGCAGCATGCGCAGTATGGTAGCATGTGCTACACTCAGCATCTACCACAGGGATTGGGTGTAGTTGCTGAAAGCCAGGCGCCAGCAGTGACTTTCTGGAGTCAGTTCGGGTATACATTTGAAGGCTGCTCCAGGGACCCTTCCAGGGCCCTGAGTCACTGAGCACCCTGAAGTCAGGCTTTCTCCTTACTCGAGTTTAAGGATTCGACTTTGATCCTAGGGGGCCGGGTGGTCTGCTTTTCCCCTGACTTGGCTAAATAGGCTGCTGTTTGCAGGCCATGCCATCTCTCAACTGAACACAGCTTCTGGAAAAATTAAGTCCTTTACAAGGTGTCCTGCAGCTTCCCCAGGTCTCTTGCCCCAAAATGCAGAACTTCAGAACCACCGGGAGGCCTCTAGGAGCTCTGTAAacagggaaactttttttttttttttcaatctctggACTAAATATTGTCAGACATACATTTAATCCCTGATGAAAGGATCCACAAATTCAAATAATTTGGGGTATTAAGTAGGGCTTGGATAAAatctgcagaaaagaaaaaaaaaaacccacaaagatcCCAGCCCCCCAGGGCTTGCAATTCTAGACTTAGAGGGTGAGTAGTGGGTTCTGCAGGAGCCCTTTGCTTATTTAAACTAATGAGTGTCAATTATGGCATTTTGCAAATTGGTGAATTGGCAAACAAAGAGGTAATACAACCCAGGAGGCTGGAGCATCCCTGCACAATGAAAGCCACTTTTGACTCCAGTCCTGATAATCTCCCTGCCCTTCAGGGGAGTGCCTGGGAGAAGGTGGACCCTTGGCCTGCCCTCTAGGGACTCCCAGGTAGGAAGCCTGCCAGGATTCTTTTGTGGTTGCCTGGGTTTAAGATGTATGTGAGGAGAGAAGAttgcaggtggggggagggcaacATTCCCAGGGGAACCGCTGCTTCTGGAGCCTtctgcttccccctcctccttccctgagggagaggagggggaggggggtgggggtggggggaggctttTCTAGTTGGCCCTGGAAGAGTTTATTTTGCAAAGAATAACTGGGAACCCCAGTACCTTGGACTGAAATAGTTGTCTCCTGggattaatatattttaagacaCCGAGCAGGGGGCTTCTTTTAATTCCCCTGCCCCCTAGGATCCAGCTCTCTGAAGGTCCATTTGCCCTCTGGCCCTATGGAGGCTCGGGCCTTCGCCCACCCAGAGCTCACTGTGCTGCCCAAGAGGTCTTAGCAAGGATGCACCCGTGACCCGTCCCATAGCTCTGGATCCTGACATCATTCCACCACCTTAACCCTTGGCCGCAGACACATCCACACATATATCCCCAAGGTCTGGCAGGATCATAACAAACTGCGTTGCTTCCATCACCTCTTCTAGGGAAACCGGTCAGCCTGAGCTACAGATGTCCTTGCCGATTCTTCGAGAGCCACGTTGCCAGAGCCAACGTCAAGCATCTCAAAATCCTCAACACTCCGAACTGTGCCCTTCAGATCGTGTAAGTCTCAACATCATCTTCCAGGAGTGTTGCCTCTAATGGGCATAGTAGCACCTAGCTCAAAACTTGTAAATGCTGGAGAGCTGACACGTGCTGAGCCACCAGCCTTGAACTTGGCATAATTAGAGGCAGCTGTGATCACCACCAGGCCTGTGAGTAAGCTACCAGGCAGGAGTTTCAAAAGCCACTCTTACCCTTGGCACCCCGCTGTGCCCCTAAaggttcttgtttcttttttccaagtttcCTCCTTTAGCACAGGAAATGGCAGTACAGTTGGGTGCCTCCAGACTAGAGAAACACGGGCTTCACCAGAGTTTCCTCTGAAGTCCAGTAAATTAGCCAGCCCTTTGCTAGGAACAGCTGTCTGTCCTGGCAGTTTCCAGGCTTTGGTGATCTAAATCCATCCTTTATCACACAGCAAAATCTCACGAGACCCAAATTCAGGCCAAGCCTCTAACCATTGGGTGAAACTCAACATTCTCAGCTCACTTAACGGCGTTTTCTCCAACACAACCCAGGAATTTTTGCTTTGCTGGCGTTGAGTGCAGCTGTTGAtatttgatttcattcatgtgcGGAACGAGGCAGACTGAAGTTACACCTATACAACACACAAAAATTGCTCGCCTGGGCTGCAGGAGGCGGGGCGAGGTTCCGGAGAAGAGAGCCGCTCTCGCCATTCATTGCTTGGCCCTCGGGCGCTCAGACGCACCTATGCTTGCACACAGCGCCTTGTGGTCATGTGGCTAGACGCCGAGGTGCTGAGGCTCAGGGTCTCTCGTGGGGAGCTCACCTCCCGGAAAGCCCCAGTGCTGAGAACGGTGAGGGGGCACAGCAGTTGGAATGAAAGCTGCAACTGCCAGAAGGCTTTTCCACCCGATACCaactgtttttaagtttgattttgtctctttttgctAGCCTTTGCTGCCTCGGACGTGTTTGTCATTTCCAGGATGTTTTAGACCCACTAGAAGATGGATGTTTTTTTCACTTACTTTCTTAAAATCAATACTGCCTCCCCTTTGAGAAGTGTTGTATCAGACATTGAATTTAGCGCCATAGACCTGCTTTGCGGTTCAGATTACACAGGTCCACCTGCTAGGAATGCACCTTGAAGTTGAAGAAGCCAGACATGATTCGCTGGTCTGGGCAAACACAGGATTAATTCATAAGCAGTGGCAGCCAAATTTAAACTCCTTGCTCTGAACCGCACTCTTCCTCCGCGTATGTCAGTCACTTAACAGGCAGGCTGCGTGACTCCCGGCGGTGTCCCCAAGCCACTGTGCTGGCCTTAGTTGTCCACACAGAGCCGTGTGTGGCTGGGCAGGGAGTCCTCAGGCTGCTTGAGATGGCCTGGTACCCAGGGCTTTAGGGAGGGGGACCTGGAGAGGgaagtgtgagtggggcagagacctGGGAGGAAGATGCCCTttgaatttgtaaaaaaacaaatgtgaccGTGGAACATTGAGGGAACTTGTAAACCCTC comes from the Panthera uncia isolate 11264 chromosome D2, Puncia_PCG_1.0, whole genome shotgun sequence genome and includes:
- the CXCL12 gene encoding stromal cell-derived factor 1 isoform X2, encoding MDAKVVAVLALVLAALCLSDGKPVSLSYRCPCRFFESHVARANVKHLKILNTPNCALQIVARLKNNNRQVCIDPKLKWIQEYLEKALNKRFKM
- the CXCL12 gene encoding stromal cell-derived factor 1 isoform X1, whose amino-acid sequence is MDAKVVAVLALVLAALCLSDGKPVSLSYRCPCRFFESHVARANVKHLKILNTPNCALQIVARLKNNNRQVCIDPKLKWIQEYLEKALNKGRREEKMGKREKIGKKKRQKKRKAAQKRKN